One Gloeocapsopsis sp. IPPAS B-1203 DNA window includes the following coding sequences:
- a CDS encoding DUF6737 family protein: MSQKPISVWNYKPWWCQPWSIMLTGVTLIAGSWILFKTFWLTSLVAIPVLAWMGFFLLIYPRLVVYDDLQK, from the coding sequence ATGTCACAAAAACCTATCAGTGTCTGGAACTACAAACCCTGGTGGTGTCAACCTTGGTCTATCATGCTAACTGGGGTGACACTCATTGCTGGTAGCTGGATTCTATTTAAGACTTTTTGGTTAACAAGTCTAGTTGCTATTCCTGTACTAGCGTGGATGGGATTTTTCTTATTAATTTATCCACGATTAGTTGTGTATGATGATTTGCAAAAGTAA
- a CDS encoding sulfotransferase, whose protein sequence is MTQALHNLTFENPYRPLWLRGINWVGETLKQNGISLVNLSEESLLTAARSKTALSDWGDESFRLPLRILLESLEKDAELNLFGRYFMRKSCLQLLMNRLRIQEDIKRYPEILQVPIARPLFILGMPRSGTTLLHNLLTQDPTSRWLHLWELASPSPPPEYCNRNSDPRIQKVEKFVQQYNTLAPQLATVHNLNPKGPEECNALFGHEFTSLIFELRANVKSYVSWMETYDMVRAYQYYRQQLQLLAWHYPGDHWVLKAPAHIFYLDALIKVFPDACIVQTHRDPLKVLPSVCSLTAIVRGIYSDRIEPKHLGHYWSDRIAKALEREMQVRASEAPSRFYDVDYHNLVQDPIGTVRQIYTYFGYDFHPQMAENIKTWLVQNPQHKHGVHRYSLEQFGLDPERANSRFAKYCEKFNVVRE, encoded by the coding sequence ATGACACAAGCCTTACACAATCTGACATTTGAAAACCCTTATCGTCCTTTGTGGTTGCGTGGGATAAACTGGGTAGGAGAAACTCTTAAGCAGAATGGCATTTCGTTAGTTAACCTTTCGGAAGAATCACTACTGACTGCTGCAAGGAGTAAAACAGCTTTATCTGATTGGGGTGATGAAAGTTTTCGGCTACCACTACGGATACTACTGGAGTCTTTAGAAAAAGACGCTGAACTCAACTTATTTGGGCGCTATTTCATGCGCAAATCTTGTCTTCAACTGCTGATGAATCGATTACGCATTCAAGAAGATATCAAACGTTATCCTGAAATATTACAAGTACCGATCGCACGACCATTATTTATTTTAGGAATGCCAAGATCTGGTACTACGTTACTGCATAATCTATTAACTCAAGATCCTACAAGTCGTTGGTTGCATCTATGGGAATTAGCAAGTCCTTCCCCGCCACCAGAGTACTGCAACCGCAACAGCGATCCTCGGATTCAAAAGGTAGAGAAATTTGTTCAACAGTACAACACTTTAGCACCACAACTTGCTACAGTGCACAATCTTAATCCCAAAGGACCTGAAGAATGCAATGCTTTGTTTGGACATGAATTTACTAGCTTGATTTTTGAACTGCGGGCAAATGTGAAAAGTTATGTGAGTTGGATGGAAACCTATGATATGGTCAGAGCATATCAATATTATCGGCAGCAGTTGCAACTTTTAGCATGGCACTATCCAGGCGATCATTGGGTACTCAAAGCACCTGCACATATATTTTACTTGGATGCACTGATTAAAGTTTTTCCTGATGCTTGCATTGTGCAAACACACCGCGATCCTCTTAAAGTGCTTCCTTCGGTCTGCAGTTTAACTGCAATAGTTCGCGGAATTTATAGCGATCGCATCGAACCAAAGCATTTAGGACACTACTGGAGCGATCGCATTGCTAAAGCTTTGGAAAGAGAAATGCAAGTCCGCGCTTCAGAAGCGCCTTCTCGTTTCTATGATGTAGATTACCACAACCTTGTGCAAGATCCTATCGGTACAGTACGTCAGATCTATACATATTTTGGTTATGATTTTCATCCCCAAATGGCAGAAAACATCAAAACCTGGTTGGTACAAAATCCCCAGCATAAGCATGGAGTTCATCGGTACTCTTTAGAGCAGTTTGGGCTAGATCCTGAAAGGGCTAATAGTCGATTTGCAAAATACTGTGAAAAATTTAATGTTGTGCGCGAGTGA